The nucleotide window TAGTAAATTTGTATCATTAATTTGATTTAAAATTCAATAGAATGAAAATAGAAATCTGGTCGGACGTAATGTGTCCGTTTTGCTATATCGGAAAAAATAATTTTGAACAGGCGTTAAGTAAACTTCCATTTAAAGATGAAGTAGAAGTGGAATGGAAAAGTTTTCAGCTGGATCCAACTTTAGATCCGAACAAAACTCAGGATACCCTTCAATATTTCAGAGAGAAAAAAGGAGTTGCCGAAGCTCAGGCTACTCAAATGCTGGGACAGGTTACCCAAATGCGAAAAGGAGCCGGAATTGATTTTAATTTTGGACAAACTTTGATCACCAATACTTTCAGCGCTCACAAATTGCTTCATTTAGCTAAGAAGCACAACAAATCCAATGAAATGGAAGAGGCATTATTTATTGCTCACTTTATTGACGGTAAAAATGTAGGTGATACTGAAGTTTTAATTGCTCTTGCTGAAAGTCTTGGACTTGATAAAGATGAAGCCAGAGAAGCTGTTACAACAGATCAACTAGATGATGAAGTCAACCAGGATATTCAGGAGGCAAGAAACAATGGGATTTCCGGAGTTCCTTTCTTTGTTCTGAATGGTAAATATGCCGTTTCAGGAGCACAGCCTGCTGAAGTATTTGAAAATGCACTTCAGCAAACCTATAAAGAAACGGTGAGTCCGTTTAAGGATCTTTCCGGTAGCAGTGGAGCAGCATGCGATGCTGATGGATGCAGTATTTAAAATATGAAAACCCCAAAACAAATATTTGTTTTGGGGTTTTTAATTAGGTATACATTTGAATATTTATATATTTGAAAGACTTCAATGAAATCCTTTAATATTTAAGAAAATGAACATTAACATTTTTAGATATACCTCAATTATTTCTTACCTGTTCATTATTTTAATGGGACAAATGACAGGATTACCATTTATTTTTTGGCTTCTATTTAATGCTTTTGATTTCTGGAATATAGAACAAATTTTTGCTGTATCAGGGCTTTTAGGTGCTATACTTAATGTTACAAGATGGAAAAATAAAGTACCCATAACAATTTTAAGTTTTGTGATGATGCTTTCACCCATTATGAGCAGGATAGTGCAAACTCCCATAGAAAAGTTTAATTATTTTGCTTTCAAGATTCCTTTATTTCTGTTTATTGTATGTTATATAATATTTATTGTTCTTAATGCAAAAAAAGGAAAACCTATTGTATCTTTGTAATACAATGTCAATAGCTGTATAAATCTGATTTCTCAATGATAAAAATTAACGACGAAACCCAATATTCAATTGATGATACTCTTTTTGTTTTTGCATTAGATTCCGAAGCAGGAACTGTATTTGATGATAAAAACAAATTAATTACAGGCATCGGAAAAGTGAATGCTGCTATAGAACTAACCAAAGAAATTCATGCCAGAAAACCTAAATTGATTGTCAACTTAGGTTCTGCCGGAAGCAAAGGATTTCACAAAGGTGAGGTGGTATGCTGCACAAAATTCATCCAGAGAGATATGGATGTAAGAGGGCTTGGATTTAAACTGTATGAGACTCCGCTTTCCGGAGTGCCACCTGTACTGGAATACGGTCTTAAAATGGATGCATTGAAAGAAGGCATCTGCGGTAGCGGCGACAGTTTTGAAATGAACCATTCCGAAACCGATTATAATATTGTAGACATGGAAGCTTATCCACTGGCATTGATTGCCCAAAAGGAAAATATTCCGTTTTTATGCCTGAAATATATTTCTGATGATGCAGGAAGTGATGCCGCAGACGACTGGAGCGCACAGGTACATCTGGCTTCTGAAGCATTTAAGAAGATTCTTTTTTCATAAATAATACAATCCTGGACACGCTTCAGGATTTTGTTTTCTGTTTATTTTTTACCTTCACTCCTTTAGTATGAAAGTCACTTTTTATCAACCTTTACATCCCATTCTTAAAGAATATATTGAAGGATATTACTTTGTGGAAAAAGATGACAGCCATGAGCCGGTCAGATACCTCACATTTCCGGATAATTATTTTATCATGTCAGCTTGTCAGGATGTTTCTATTGTTCAGAATAAAGGATGGGTGGAAATCAGAAGGTCTGCAACTGAGAATATTGTGATTGATTTTGTATTCAGATGCTCTGTTCCTACCGAAATTCTTTATCAGCAATCCGTTAATGAAGTTACGGTTTACTTCAAGCCATTAGGAATTTATCATTTTTATGATGCCGTTAAAAGCGATGACCTTCAGCGGGAAATTCATTGTTCTGATTTTAAAGAAACCATGAATGTTATTTTAAAAGAATCTGACAGAAATATACAAATTGAAATGCTGGAAAAATACTGGCTTTCCAAATTCATAAAGAAAGATTTACAGCTGGCTTACAGCATTTTGAATGATTTTGAAACCAAAATGAGCATTGAAGAAATTGCAGATAAAAATAAAATAACAAGGCAGTATGTGAATAAGATTTCCCGGCGATATCTCGCTAAACCCGCTTCAGAATTCAGAAAAATCCAGCGTTTCCGAAATGTGCTGATTTCAAATAAAAAGACCAGAAATCTTACAGAGCTTTCTTATGAGAACCTGTTTTATGACCAGTCCCATCTTATTAAAGATTTTAAAGAGCTTACCAGAATCAATCCCGGAAAATTCTTTGACCATGTAGATACTGAGAAAAATAATATCTGGCTGTTTATCTGAGTTTCCATTTTTACAATTCCCATCAACTTCATTGAAATACATTTGCTGAAATATTAAATACTTATTTCAATGAAAAAAATAGGCATAGGTTTCTGCTTTTTTATCTCCTTATTCGTTGCTGCGCAGAAAAATGATGTTCAAGCTGTACTTTCTGATATTACAAAAAAGGTGAAAGACTATTATATTGACAAAGACGCCTTTAAAAAAGTAGATTCTTTATTTCAGGATGAACTGAAAAAAGGAACGTTTAACCCACTCAATAAAAATGATTTTGCAGCATTTCTCACCCAAAAACTGAGAACCACTGTTAAGGATGAACATTTTTTTGTGAAATATCTTGAAAACTATACTCCTGAACAACGGATGAGCGAGAAGGAAGAAGAGGCGTTAAACAATGATCACAACCGTCTTGAAAATTTTGGATTTGAAACAGTACAGAGACTTCCGGGAAATATTGGTTACATCAATTACAAAGGCTTTGCTTCTCCCGCTGCCAGTGAAAAAACACTGGCTGCTGCTATGGATTTTGTGGCGAATACCCATGCACTGATTATTGATCTCAGAGAAAACGGTGGAGGAGAAAACGGTATGCTTCTTTTGTTTTTGAGTTACTTTTTTGATCAGAAAACAGATCTTTATACCACGTATTTCAGACATGATCATAAAACAGTTATCAACAGTACCCAGACTAAAGTTACCGGACAAAAATACCTCCATAAAAAGATCTATATTCTTACCAGTAAAAAGACATTTTCGGCCGGAGAGGGAGTAGCTTACTTTTTGCAGCAAAATAAACTTGCTGAAGTAATAGGTGAAACAACAGGGGGTGCCGCCAATCCTGTAGATCACTTTATGGTCCGGAATCAATATTTACTGCTTGTTCCGGCAGGAAAAATAACCGCTTTAGCAACTGGTAAGAACTGGGAACATATTGGAGTAATCCCTGATCAGAAAGTCAAAAGCGAAGATGCTTTAAAAACTGCCCATAGCGTAATTTTAAAAAATTTTTTAATTACAGGTACAAAAACAGAACTTACATTGCCGGAAATAAAAAATCTTATTAATAAATTAGAACAATAAATATACAATATGTCATCAGTAATCATTATTAAATCCGGAGAAAAAGAC belongs to Chryseobacterium gleum and includes:
- a CDS encoding nucleosidase, with the protein product MIKINDETQYSIDDTLFVFALDSEAGTVFDDKNKLITGIGKVNAAIELTKEIHARKPKLIVNLGSAGSKGFHKGEVVCCTKFIQRDMDVRGLGFKLYETPLSGVPPVLEYGLKMDALKEGICGSGDSFEMNHSETDYNIVDMEAYPLALIAQKENIPFLCLKYISDDAGSDAADDWSAQVHLASEAFKKILFS
- a CDS encoding S41 family peptidase, encoding MKKIGIGFCFFISLFVAAQKNDVQAVLSDITKKVKDYYIDKDAFKKVDSLFQDELKKGTFNPLNKNDFAAFLTQKLRTTVKDEHFFVKYLENYTPEQRMSEKEEEALNNDHNRLENFGFETVQRLPGNIGYINYKGFASPAASEKTLAAAMDFVANTHALIIDLRENGGGENGMLLLFLSYFFDQKTDLYTTYFRHDHKTVINSTQTKVTGQKYLHKKIYILTSKKTFSAGEGVAYFLQQNKLAEVIGETTGGAANPVDHFMVRNQYLLLVPAGKITALATGKNWEHIGVIPDQKVKSEDALKTAHSVILKNFLITGTKTELTLPEIKNLINKLEQ
- a CDS encoding DsbA family oxidoreductase; the protein is MKIEIWSDVMCPFCYIGKNNFEQALSKLPFKDEVEVEWKSFQLDPTLDPNKTQDTLQYFREKKGVAEAQATQMLGQVTQMRKGAGIDFNFGQTLITNTFSAHKLLHLAKKHNKSNEMEEALFIAHFIDGKNVGDTEVLIALAESLGLDKDEAREAVTTDQLDDEVNQDIQEARNNGISGVPFFVLNGKYAVSGAQPAEVFENALQQTYKETVSPFKDLSGSSGAACDADGCSI
- a CDS encoding helix-turn-helix domain-containing protein, which codes for MKVTFYQPLHPILKEYIEGYYFVEKDDSHEPVRYLTFPDNYFIMSACQDVSIVQNKGWVEIRRSATENIVIDFVFRCSVPTEILYQQSVNEVTVYFKPLGIYHFYDAVKSDDLQREIHCSDFKETMNVILKESDRNIQIEMLEKYWLSKFIKKDLQLAYSILNDFETKMSIEEIADKNKITRQYVNKISRRYLAKPASEFRKIQRFRNVLISNKKTRNLTELSYENLFYDQSHLIKDFKELTRINPGKFFDHVDTEKNNIWLFI